Proteins encoded together in one Mycobacterium simiae window:
- a CDS encoding amidohydrolase family protein, with translation MSDKAIDCLVNVHFGEADSQPSWMLRVRDDYFKGPQSMFAPVDLSELIDEMDAQGVRKAILMDNLASPSTTARKFVEAKPDRFALAMGGLNLLRPVGPLRELSAVVADLPVAYAVVGPSFWGDGQYPPSDAVYYPLYAKCAELDLPLCVNTGIPGPPIPGDVQNPIHLDRVCVRFPELKLCMIHGADPWWDVAIRLMLKYANLRLMTSAWSPKRLPESLLHYMRTRGPNKIIYASDWPVLRMRRVLPEARALDLPPEVLDNYLYNNALAFFFGDRA, from the coding sequence ATGAGTGACAAGGCTATCGACTGCCTGGTCAACGTGCATTTCGGCGAGGCCGACTCGCAGCCCAGCTGGATGCTGCGGGTCCGCGACGACTACTTCAAGGGCCCACAATCGATGTTCGCACCGGTCGACCTGTCCGAGCTGATCGACGAGATGGACGCCCAAGGCGTGCGCAAGGCGATCCTGATGGATAACCTGGCCAGCCCGTCGACCACCGCGCGCAAGTTCGTCGAAGCCAAACCGGACCGCTTCGCCCTGGCGATGGGCGGACTCAACCTGCTGCGGCCGGTGGGGCCGCTGCGCGAATTGAGCGCCGTCGTCGCCGACCTGCCCGTCGCGTATGCCGTGGTGGGGCCGAGCTTTTGGGGCGATGGCCAGTACCCGCCGAGCGACGCCGTGTACTATCCGCTCTACGCCAAATGTGCAGAGCTGGACCTGCCGTTGTGCGTCAACACCGGAATTCCGGGACCGCCAATACCGGGCGACGTGCAAAACCCCATCCACCTCGACCGCGTATGCGTGCGATTCCCGGAACTGAAGCTGTGCATGATCCACGGCGCCGATCCGTGGTGGGACGTGGCGATCCGGCTGATGCTGAAATATGCGAATCTGCGCCTGATGACGTCGGCGTGGTCGCCCAAGCGGCTACCGGAGAGCCTGCTGCACTACATGCGGACCCGCGGTCCGAACAAAATCATCTATGCGTCGGACTGGCCGGTGTTGCGGATGCGTCGCGTGCTGCCCGAAGCCCGTGCCCTCGACCTACCGCCCGAGGTGTTGGACAACTACCTCTACAACAACGCACTCGCGTTCTTCTTCGGCGACCGTGCCTGA